A single region of the Romeriopsis navalis LEGE 11480 genome encodes:
- a CDS encoding COG1470 family protein: MRVSDFANPYQANGHSQPPVEPITMVTMPLDGQKILPGQLYRLSVTLNNAGDEDSTVKVALESQSRNLHQWCNQPEHWTRLPAPQLPQVSRRQTLIFEIAIPNDAQPQTELTCEVVLHVQRGGYLQRISQIPHTFQVMASEQLNELYEPAFTITPYTSPQQPLRIDNQTTNSGIREPIQLHLTVHNHSDRVDRYFVECVGLPSDWQFQPQYSQTQSQIGIVPQANSVGVNPGEETSITLAFTPPPIPLAGIYHPTIYLKSSNQSESSNQPERSLMSVVYFQIDEIIQIQPQLVVLQDKVSNNYPAQFIVELSNQGNHIRTLNLELDEAVSAAICRYRLAQEVVQIQPQSTASIPFVGQPKGWWRRPWWGKGKDFPFQLKVIDQYQSNPDPRILPGHLTWLPRPWWQLLLVALAGLGLIGTIIFLIWLHFLRPPTAPQILEFSAEDSRYQEANQDMVRLRWQIQNPQQIRKIKLTGLGEDGQVASGPLVYEFPNGKLPSTLQQFCQLESQYLSCNQVRSDAFAPGKYTFELEVISNDRRVKPTKLQAKPAEVISKPSPQVKLLEPVHLVYQQTLPGTKLGSKLNLPKIDEQGIKLNWTISQPQDLAFLNLIGRDQEGKQIGNLIFKFEPSEKLPIFLSKYCKIDSAKQLLLCNNFPTELKAAGTYRFELQAIARGQTTSAPPAVPTEQTPPPQLTEPIRVEPPTPRIISLKLNGKSASAKVAIPLKPRQAKPQIVQVEWRVMGAKITQVEIQPAPGLVPLSGKFDLPISQPGSTNLIIKASVPNGESVTRSVTLEAFQTPGPDPAAAIQKALSANQNGSTPKQVSRTSTSSPTQPSSKSLSGESVGGNRRNSSQLRKQSGLATEAKSPQRNRLYPVELPPQF, from the coding sequence ATGCGTGTTTCTGATTTTGCTAACCCATACCAAGCTAATGGTCATTCCCAACCACCAGTTGAGCCAATCACGATGGTTACAATGCCATTAGATGGCCAGAAAATCTTACCGGGTCAGCTATACCGGCTGAGCGTGACGCTCAATAATGCGGGTGATGAAGATAGCACGGTTAAAGTTGCCCTAGAAAGCCAATCTCGCAACTTACACCAGTGGTGCAACCAGCCAGAACATTGGACTAGATTACCAGCGCCCCAGTTGCCTCAGGTATCCCGTCGGCAAACGCTGATATTTGAGATTGCCATTCCCAACGATGCGCAACCACAAACCGAACTTACATGTGAAGTTGTTTTGCATGTTCAACGCGGTGGCTATCTCCAGCGGATTAGCCAAATTCCCCATACTTTCCAAGTGATGGCATCGGAGCAACTGAATGAGCTGTATGAACCAGCATTTACCATCACACCGTATACCTCTCCTCAGCAACCACTTCGTATTGATAACCAGACAACAAATTCTGGAATTAGAGAGCCAATCCAACTGCATTTGACTGTGCATAATCATAGCGATCGCGTCGATCGTTATTTTGTGGAATGTGTGGGATTGCCAAGCGATTGGCAGTTTCAGCCTCAATACAGTCAGACACAATCACAGATTGGCATTGTGCCGCAAGCCAATAGTGTTGGTGTCAATCCTGGCGAGGAAACATCCATCACACTAGCCTTCACCCCACCCCCGATACCTTTGGCCGGGATTTACCACCCCACGATTTACCTTAAATCGAGTAACCAATCTGAGTCCAGCAATCAGCCTGAACGATCGCTGATGTCAGTGGTGTATTTCCAAATTGATGAAATCATCCAGATCCAGCCACAGCTAGTCGTTCTACAAGATAAAGTATCGAACAACTACCCAGCTCAGTTCATCGTGGAATTGAGCAATCAGGGTAATCATATTAGAACGCTCAATTTAGAGTTGGATGAAGCAGTCTCGGCTGCCATATGTCGCTATCGTCTCGCCCAAGAAGTTGTCCAGATTCAGCCTCAATCCACTGCATCAATTCCATTCGTCGGCCAACCCAAAGGTTGGTGGCGACGTCCTTGGTGGGGAAAAGGCAAAGATTTTCCGTTTCAACTCAAAGTCATTGATCAATATCAGTCCAACCCTGACCCACGAATTCTTCCCGGTCATCTAACGTGGTTACCGCGACCCTGGTGGCAGCTTCTGCTCGTTGCATTAGCAGGGTTGGGACTCATTGGTACCATTATCTTTCTCATCTGGTTGCATTTTCTCCGACCGCCAACAGCACCGCAAATTCTTGAATTTAGTGCGGAAGATAGTCGCTACCAGGAAGCAAACCAAGATATGGTGCGACTCCGCTGGCAGATTCAGAATCCTCAACAAATTCGCAAAATCAAGCTCACAGGCCTGGGCGAGGATGGCCAAGTCGCCAGTGGACCACTGGTTTATGAATTCCCCAATGGGAAGCTGCCCAGTACATTACAGCAGTTTTGCCAACTGGAATCACAATACCTCAGCTGTAATCAAGTCCGTAGTGATGCCTTTGCGCCGGGAAAGTACACTTTTGAACTGGAAGTAATCTCCAACGATCGTCGCGTCAAGCCGACTAAACTTCAGGCAAAACCGGCTGAGGTAATTTCTAAACCTAGCCCTCAGGTCAAACTCCTAGAACCGGTTCATTTAGTGTATCAACAAACGCTACCCGGCACGAAATTAGGCTCAAAACTGAATCTACCAAAGATTGATGAACAAGGGATAAAGCTGAATTGGACCATTTCCCAACCCCAAGACTTAGCATTTCTGAATCTAATTGGTCGGGATCAAGAAGGTAAACAAATCGGCAATCTGATTTTTAAGTTTGAGCCGTCTGAAAAGTTGCCGATTTTCCTCAGCAAATACTGCAAAATCGACTCAGCCAAGCAGCTTCTCCTCTGTAATAACTTTCCAACAGAACTTAAAGCGGCTGGGACATATCGCTTCGAACTCCAGGCAATCGCCCGTGGTCAAACTACCTCTGCGCCCCCCGCAGTACCCACCGAGCAAACTCCTCCGCCTCAGCTCACAGAGCCCATCCGCGTCGAACCCCCAACTCCTAGAATCATCAGCCTCAAACTCAATGGCAAATCGGCCTCGGCCAAAGTTGCTATTCCCCTCAAACCGCGCCAAGCAAAACCACAAATTGTCCAAGTGGAGTGGCGCGTCATGGGAGCCAAAATCACCCAAGTTGAAATTCAACCAGCGCCAGGTCTCGTTCCCCTCAGCGGAAAATTTGACCTGCCGATTTCACAACCCGGTAGTACTAACTTGATTATTAAAGCCAGCGTGCCTAATGGAGAATCTGTTACCCGTTCAGTAACGTTAGAAGCATTCCAAACACCTGGCCCCGATCCCGCCGCTGCTATCCAGAAAGCATTATCCGCTAACCAAAATGGCTCAACCCCAAAACAAGTGAGTCGCACGAGTACATCATCACCCACTCAACCAAGCTCCAAAAGTCTTTCAGGAGAATCGGTTGGAGGCAATCGCCGAAACTCCAGTCAGCTCAGGAAACAATCTGGGCTGGCTACCGAGGCGAAATCACCTCAACGTAACCGTTTATATCCGGTCGAACTACCACCCCAATTTTAG
- a CDS encoding fused MFS/spermidine synthase encodes MTFLFATAVTLSAFLLFWVELFFAKLLLPHFGGGAHIWTTCLAAFQVFLLIGYGYAWAIAKLPLIRQAIIHGILLIAAIATMPIDLKVWQATDIPSLQIFCTLLFSIGLPLVQLSTTSSVLQNWYGRASKRNPYFLYALSNAGSLLALIAYPAGFEPHLNITQQSALWSGGFIVSAILTASAMFISSRRKQYAKATISTTVLDADTQAIQYPALTPWVMFQCFLCAFIPSSLLSGVTSYITSEIAPNPIVWALFLGLYLVTLILTFLPRPLLLPRDVGNPLLLFILVFLGLEVYGLGRFDRDALLGNIVFFLLLSWFYHSRLATLKPAPAKLGQFYFIMVLGGASGALFNAVIAPIVFVRMSEYHIVLALASPVLLSLQAFDQNWRWLPAEMTNLIKRYARMIVIGICICLSVVYTFPALASLDNFQTERAARSFYASYLVGYNQNSRFLIHGRTLHGRESLDENDRTPGSYYHPGGPVSNVFDTLPDNAAVAVVGLGVGEIGSYAKPQQDWTFLEIDPLVVDIAQTNFHHLRKMPHPPQIIVGDGRLKFQETQQQFDLIVLDAFNSDAVPIHLMTQEALQDVFLPHLKPNGILVYNITNTFVDLEPIVQQLAQATDMPALTRFVHEVKPEFRQTANHWVALTQNPQTLLQLRLNQWHDLKSGKTLWTDNFSSIRAAMKRK; translated from the coding sequence ATGACTTTTTTGTTTGCTACGGCGGTGACATTATCCGCCTTTCTATTGTTCTGGGTAGAGCTATTCTTTGCCAAGCTACTGCTGCCCCACTTTGGCGGCGGTGCTCACATCTGGACCACTTGTCTTGCGGCATTCCAAGTGTTCCTGTTGATTGGCTATGGCTACGCCTGGGCGATCGCGAAGTTACCCTTAATCCGCCAAGCCATAATTCACGGCATTTTGCTGATAGCGGCAATAGCCACCATGCCGATCGACCTCAAGGTTTGGCAAGCCACAGATATTCCCAGTTTGCAAATTTTCTGTACCCTGCTGTTCTCGATCGGCCTACCACTGGTGCAGTTATCCACCACTAGCTCCGTGCTACAAAACTGGTATGGTCGGGCCTCAAAGCGCAATCCATACTTTCTGTATGCCTTGAGTAATGCGGGTTCCTTATTGGCCTTGATTGCCTATCCAGCAGGGTTTGAACCACATTTGAACATCACACAACAGTCGGCTTTGTGGTCTGGTGGCTTTATAGTTTCCGCCATTTTAACGGCGAGTGCGATGTTCATCAGCTCCCGTCGCAAGCAATATGCCAAGGCAACTATCTCCACCACCGTATTAGATGCTGATACTCAAGCGATTCAGTATCCTGCGTTAACCCCGTGGGTGATGTTCCAATGCTTTCTCTGCGCCTTTATCCCTTCTAGTTTGCTATCGGGAGTGACCAGCTACATCACCTCAGAAATTGCCCCCAACCCGATCGTCTGGGCCTTATTTCTGGGGCTGTACTTAGTCACCCTGATTTTGACCTTTCTCCCCCGGCCCTTACTGCTCCCCCGCGATGTCGGTAATCCACTGCTGCTGTTCATCTTGGTATTTCTGGGCCTGGAAGTTTATGGCTTAGGTCGCTTCGATCGCGATGCGCTGCTCGGCAATATCGTCTTCTTCCTGCTGCTATCCTGGTTTTACCACTCGCGGCTAGCCACCCTCAAACCCGCGCCCGCAAAACTCGGCCAGTTCTATTTCATTATGGTGTTGGGCGGCGCGAGTGGGGCGTTATTCAATGCGGTGATTGCCCCGATCGTCTTCGTGCGCATGTCGGAATACCATATTGTCTTGGCGTTGGCCTCCCCGGTATTGCTATCATTGCAAGCCTTTGATCAGAACTGGCGTTGGCTTCCAGCGGAGATGACCAACTTGATCAAGCGTTATGCCAGGATGATCGTCATTGGGATTTGTATTTGTTTGAGTGTCGTCTACACTTTTCCTGCCCTCGCTAGCCTCGATAATTTTCAAACTGAACGCGCGGCCCGGAGTTTCTATGCCAGCTATCTTGTGGGCTATAACCAGAATTCTCGCTTCTTAATCCACGGTCGGACATTGCATGGTCGTGAATCGCTTGATGAGAACGATCGAACACCGGGAAGTTATTACCACCCTGGTGGACCAGTATCGAATGTCTTTGACACATTGCCGGATAATGCGGCTGTAGCCGTTGTCGGTCTGGGTGTCGGTGAAATTGGCAGCTATGCCAAGCCACAGCAAGATTGGACCTTCTTGGAAATCGATCCCCTCGTAGTGGATATTGCTCAAACCAATTTCCATCATTTACGAAAGATGCCTCATCCACCCCAAATCATCGTCGGTGATGGTCGGCTGAAGTTCCAAGAAACCCAGCAACAGTTCGATTTGATTGTGTTAGATGCCTTTAACTCCGATGCCGTCCCCATTCACCTGATGACCCAAGAAGCACTTCAAGATGTATTCCTGCCTCACCTAAAGCCCAACGGCATCCTCGTCTACAACATCACCAATACTTTTGTTGACCTCGAACCGATCGTTCAACAACTGGCGCAAGCGACGGATATGCCAGCCTTGACCCGATTTGTGCACGAAGTCAAACCAGAGTTTCGACAAACGGCGAACCATTGGGTGGCGCTTACGCAGAATCCCCAAACCTTACTGCAACTCAGGCTCAACCAATGGCATGATTTGAAATCTGGCAAGACTCTCTGGACTGATAATTTCTCCAGCATCCGAGCGGCAATGAAGCGCAAATAA
- a CDS encoding relaxase/mobilization nuclease domain-containing protein, which translates to MLVKHAKGYSFYNALNYILGKPGAQWLDGNTPGRDPISLEQQFNQIAMVRPNVKRRLYHCALSLPTDEHLDDQTWRHIARDYLEQMGFGGHQYIAVRHTDTPSHEHIHIVANRVGQGRTIAQDSWDHYRAQVVAQDLETTYGLQPSLASWQTRRHGLSKKQLEKAINTGKPAMQRQLQDTIDDLLPECSSFPEFMDALDHHDIGLRVHYGFDDQAIGLSYTKDGVTMSGSSLGRGYSFDGIREQLDVEVELEITLHDPELVQQSRAVMMNAIAPIASEQPMLPELIERLDEVGIEAHVIYQKRQGGRFAKSIAYGQDGISFSGEALGSEYHLKGLQDEPGVNYIPGRDDHWIHQWQGYKSGKQNRPVPAAHLKNFQRFENSADGVAIAALAVHQVYVFGSSEDGQHETGAGLALYGIAPRQARKYGVVDQNRGERAIWGQGRGYQVGNHGNSYAIATKRLWTHKKSIPVEQIQLQLETFSQFAATHPEQEFIVGRFHDRVMRHLWAKPPLPSNVQLPKGWNGPRIEAPPTAAKLRRVMISGDTAIRFSPTTRNQAIGYLKQGVETAFQTAHAAGYQQLEFVSSLRSGVEHWGAVAALQLREAQKSGELPGTPVIRVIAAQPQPAGKLRPEQERVLEAIDRVETKQQEELLRNHHDQLLFVQLREDARSSDKIRQLVGDRQVEAISYQVGKSAQQTGEQERH; encoded by the coding sequence ATGCTGGTTAAACATGCCAAGGGCTACAGCTTTTACAATGCGCTGAACTATATCCTCGGGAAACCGGGAGCGCAATGGTTGGATGGCAATACCCCAGGGCGTGATCCTATTTCCCTGGAGCAACAGTTCAATCAGATTGCAATGGTCCGGCCCAATGTGAAGCGGCGGCTGTATCACTGTGCTTTGAGCTTGCCGACTGATGAACATCTCGATGATCAGACCTGGCGACATATTGCACGGGACTATTTAGAACAAATGGGCTTTGGGGGACATCAGTATATTGCCGTCCGACATACCGATACCCCTAGCCACGAACATATTCATATCGTGGCCAATCGCGTTGGTCAGGGGCGCACGATCGCCCAAGACTCCTGGGACCACTACCGCGCTCAAGTCGTTGCCCAAGACCTCGAAACCACCTACGGACTTCAGCCCAGCTTGGCCAGTTGGCAAACCCGTCGGCATGGACTTTCTAAGAAGCAACTGGAGAAAGCCATCAATACGGGTAAACCGGCTATGCAACGGCAGCTCCAAGACACGATCGATGATCTATTACCCGAATGCAGCAGTTTCCCCGAATTCATGGATGCTCTGGATCACCATGACATTGGCTTACGGGTGCATTACGGCTTTGATGACCAGGCGATCGGCTTGAGCTATACCAAAGACGGCGTAACCATGAGTGGCTCATCCTTGGGACGGGGCTACAGCTTCGATGGTATCCGTGAACAGCTTGATGTCGAAGTGGAGCTGGAGATTACATTGCACGATCCAGAATTGGTGCAACAGAGCAGAGCGGTGATGATGAATGCGATCGCTCCAATCGCTAGTGAACAACCAATGCTGCCAGAGTTAATTGAGCGCTTAGATGAGGTTGGGATTGAGGCCCATGTGATTTACCAGAAGCGCCAAGGTGGCCGCTTCGCCAAATCCATTGCCTACGGCCAAGATGGCATCAGCTTCAGTGGGGAAGCCCTGGGGTCGGAATATCACCTCAAAGGGCTACAGGACGAGCCGGGGGTGAACTATATCCCTGGACGTGATGACCATTGGATTCACCAATGGCAAGGCTACAAATCAGGTAAACAAAATCGCCCCGTCCCAGCTGCTCACTTGAAAAATTTTCAAAGGTTTGAAAATTCTGCCGATGGGGTGGCGATCGCGGCCCTTGCAGTACATCAGGTTTATGTCTTCGGTAGTAGTGAAGATGGACAACATGAAACTGGAGCCGGACTAGCGCTCTATGGAATAGCACCGCGTCAAGCTAGGAAGTATGGGGTAGTCGATCAGAACCGGGGTGAACGCGCCATCTGGGGACAGGGCAGGGGCTATCAGGTCGGGAACCATGGCAATAGCTATGCGATCGCCACCAAGCGGTTGTGGACCCATAAGAAATCCATCCCGGTTGAGCAAATTCAGCTACAGCTTGAGACGTTCAGCCAGTTTGCGGCAACGCATCCAGAACAGGAATTTATTGTGGGCCGGTTTCACGATCGGGTGATGCGCCATCTGTGGGCCAAGCCCCCTTTGCCCAGTAATGTGCAACTGCCTAAAGGTTGGAACGGACCACGCATTGAAGCACCACCTACCGCGGCAAAACTTCGCCGCGTAATGATTTCTGGGGATACTGCGATTCGATTTAGTCCAACTACACGGAACCAAGCGATCGGCTATCTCAAGCAGGGCGTTGAAACCGCATTCCAAACCGCTCACGCGGCTGGGTATCAGCAACTGGAATTCGTCTCTAGTCTGCGCTCTGGGGTTGAGCATTGGGGTGCGGTAGCAGCATTACAGTTACGTGAAGCACAGAAAAGCGGCGAATTGCCTGGCACTCCAGTAATTCGGGTCATTGCAGCCCAGCCGCAGCCAGCCGGTAAGTTACGACCAGAGCAAGAACGGGTACTTGAAGCGATCGATCGGGTCGAAACTAAGCAACAGGAGGAGTTATTACGCAATCATCATGACCAACTGCTGTTTGTACAACTGCGAGAAGATGCTCGATCCAGTGACAAAATTCGTCAACTGGTCGGCGATCGACAAGTCGAGGCAATCAGCTATCAGGTTGGCAAATCGGCGCAGCAAACGGGTGAGCAAGAGCGTCACTAG
- a CDS encoding tetratricopeptide repeat protein, whose translation MSTSIAMQLAIGQIMPLAAQPPLEQLKDPEYWIQACNIAIEEQPETRLKNCEQAIQLQPKDASLWTRYAALQLNLKQFSSTQLSLSQARKYDSNNSRIEFLQCLVWLNLGNYSRAETACEQATQINQKWGNLSADQIKPYHNLIRHYQQVESTYGSQIFHSIRKSFDRTTIASTSKPIIDIQRYKAQLQQIQRYAQAKRQYQRGKFPKAIQTFNRILSQTPKHLESWIYQGHALSQLQKPTAALSAYAQAVALAPNQSAVLFFQCRTLNQLQQSEAALRACQTALQGDQNWSNTSLANTWSQQAQALYRLGKAEAALAATNRAIGMQIPPNCARLLIKGSSPLPPQPGTLNCGAIFRDHAVILWYLQQYETALTSIQKTLAINPTDAKALANQGRIRRSLKHLEAALISYQASVALNPKDARSWINLSALWWQVGNYTKSLIAANNAVKANPQLAEAYQNQAIALVALKNDAEAQKSYEKAILLSPDNSNLQTGLGLVLTRRKYYPEALTVLQHSLELDPNQPLVTKTIQVLIQWQKVQQH comes from the coding sequence ATGAGCACATCGATTGCCATGCAGCTAGCGATCGGGCAGATTATGCCACTTGCTGCTCAACCTCCACTCGAACAACTCAAGGACCCAGAATACTGGATTCAGGCCTGTAATATTGCCATTGAGGAGCAACCAGAGACTAGATTGAAAAACTGTGAGCAGGCAATTCAACTACAGCCAAAAGATGCCAGTTTATGGACACGATATGCTGCCCTACAACTCAATCTTAAGCAGTTCTCCAGCACCCAACTCTCGCTCTCGCAAGCCCGCAAATACGATTCGAACAACTCCCGGATCGAATTTCTCCAATGTCTCGTTTGGCTCAATCTTGGCAACTATAGCCGCGCCGAAACAGCCTGCGAGCAAGCAACACAAATCAATCAAAAATGGGGCAATCTATCCGCCGATCAGATTAAGCCCTACCACAATTTAATTCGTCATTATCAGCAGGTCGAGAGTACGTATGGTTCTCAAATATTCCATTCCATTCGCAAATCCTTCGATCGCACGACTATAGCATCCACATCAAAGCCCATCATAGACATCCAACGCTATAAAGCGCAATTACAGCAGATTCAACGCTATGCTCAGGCCAAACGTCAGTATCAGCGTGGCAAATTTCCAAAAGCGATTCAAACTTTCAATCGTATCCTCAGCCAAACCCCCAAACATCTGGAGAGCTGGATCTATCAGGGCCATGCACTGAGTCAACTACAAAAGCCTACTGCTGCGCTTTCTGCCTATGCTCAGGCGGTTGCCCTTGCACCAAATCAATCAGCTGTGCTGTTTTTCCAATGTCGCACACTCAATCAGCTCCAACAATCCGAGGCGGCGCTCCGTGCTTGCCAAACAGCCCTCCAAGGCGATCAAAATTGGTCAAATACAAGTCTAGCCAACACCTGGAGTCAACAAGCCCAGGCCCTATATCGACTTGGTAAAGCAGAGGCGGCACTGGCTGCGACTAACAGAGCCATTGGGATGCAGATACCGCCGAATTGTGCACGACTTCTCATCAAAGGTTCTAGCCCATTGCCACCCCAGCCTGGAACATTAAACTGTGGTGCAATTTTCCGCGATCATGCCGTTATCCTTTGGTACCTCCAGCAATACGAAACGGCCTTGACATCGATTCAAAAAACCCTTGCGATTAATCCAACTGACGCAAAGGCTTTGGCCAATCAAGGTCGTATACGTCGATCGCTAAAACATTTAGAAGCTGCCCTCATATCCTATCAAGCATCAGTTGCCCTCAATCCCAAGGATGCCAGAAGTTGGATAAATCTCAGTGCACTCTGGTGGCAGGTCGGCAACTATACAAAATCTCTGATAGCAGCAAATAACGCTGTCAAGGCTAATCCTCAGTTAGCGGAGGCCTATCAAAACCAGGCAATCGCATTAGTTGCCCTCAAAAATGATGCTGAAGCACAAAAGAGTTATGAAAAAGCAATTCTACTATCCCCTGATAATAGTAATCTCCAAACCGGATTAGGGCTGGTACTCACTCGCCGTAAATATTATCCAGAAGCGCTTACCGTTCTTCAGCACTCCTTAGAACTTGACCCTAATCAACCCCTAGTAACAAAAACTATACAAGTCCTGATTCAATGGCAGAAAGTTCAGCAGCACTGA